The proteins below are encoded in one region of Paenibacillus sp.:
- a CDS encoding glycoside hydrolase family 28 protein has protein sequence MMDTNTEIPEVAAPNIPNRSVSIVDYGAVGDGHTDNTQAIHAAIQACASAGGGQVVIPPGVWLTGPISLQSRIELHAEAGALVLFSKRFRDYPLVLSSYEGKQTVRCQSPLDGEGLEDIAITGRGVFDGGGEAWRPVKRWKMTERQWNALIRSGGVVDENDVWWPTQAAKDGAAVAARLEREGVTDVDRYEAVRDYLRPNLLSLRRCRRILLDGPTFQNSAAWCLHPWASEQIIIRNVTVRNPWYAQNGDGLDIDSCRQVVVEDSAFDVGDDAICLKSGKDEAGRRLGLPSEHIAIRNCTVYHGHGGIVVGSEMSGGVRDVRVSDCTFIGTDIGIRFKSCRGRGGVVERIVIERVRMRDIVGEAISFNLYYEGKSGSGAMGDETPFPVTEETPAFRNIRITDVVCQGAESALLINGLPEMPVSDFEWRDSVVSSKHGIVCRYGERVTLRNVELRVQGGPLVTLHQCRDIRLEGMAGEGSPDDDRLLHVTGSLTEAIECRSAAAEGTHRRVDVSPEVNREAVRIVG, from the coding sequence ATGATGGACACCAACACCGAAATTCCCGAGGTCGCCGCGCCCAATATTCCGAACCGTTCGGTTTCGATTGTCGATTACGGCGCCGTCGGAGACGGTCATACCGATAACACGCAAGCCATTCATGCGGCGATTCAAGCTTGCGCATCGGCGGGGGGCGGCCAAGTGGTCATTCCGCCGGGCGTCTGGCTGACGGGGCCGATCTCCCTGCAGAGCCGGATCGAGCTGCACGCGGAGGCCGGCGCTCTCGTCCTTTTCAGCAAACGGTTTCGCGACTATCCGCTTGTGCTGTCCAGCTACGAGGGCAAGCAGACGGTGCGCTGCCAGTCTCCGCTCGATGGCGAAGGACTCGAGGATATCGCAATTACCGGGCGCGGCGTTTTCGACGGCGGCGGAGAGGCTTGGAGGCCCGTGAAGCGGTGGAAAATGACGGAGCGTCAGTGGAACGCGCTGATCCGGTCCGGGGGCGTCGTGGACGAGAACGACGTATGGTGGCCGACGCAGGCCGCCAAAGACGGAGCGGCGGTTGCGGCGCGTTTGGAGCGGGAGGGGGTGACGGACGTCGATCGTTACGAGGCTGTGCGCGACTATTTGCGTCCGAACCTGCTTAGCTTGAGACGATGCCGCCGTATTTTGCTGGACGGCCCTACGTTCCAAAACTCGGCCGCTTGGTGCCTGCATCCTTGGGCTTCGGAGCAAATTATCATTCGGAACGTAACGGTGCGTAATCCGTGGTACGCCCAGAACGGGGACGGATTGGATATCGACTCTTGCCGCCAAGTCGTCGTGGAGGACAGCGCCTTCGACGTCGGGGACGACGCGATTTGCCTCAAGTCCGGCAAGGACGAAGCTGGTCGCCGATTAGGGCTTCCGAGCGAACATATCGCGATCCGTAATTGTACGGTCTACCACGGTCACGGAGGCATCGTCGTCGGCAGCGAAATGTCCGGCGGGGTTCGGGATGTGCGCGTGTCGGACTGTACGTTCATCGGCACGGACATCGGCATTCGGTTCAAAAGCTGCCGCGGCCGCGGCGGCGTCGTGGAACGGATCGTCATCGAACGCGTCCGCATGCGGGACATCGTCGGGGAGGCGATTTCGTTCAATCTGTATTACGAAGGGAAGTCCGGCTCCGGAGCGATGGGGGACGAGACGCCGTTCCCGGTCACGGAGGAAACGCCGGCGTTCCGAAACATCCGCATCACGGACGTCGTTTGCCAAGGCGCCGAGAGCGCGCTTCTGATCAACGGCCTGCCGGAGATGCCCGTGTCCGATTTCGAATGGCGCGATTCGGTCGTCTCCAGCAAACACGGCATCGTCTGCAGGTACGGGGAACGCGTAACGCTTCGGAACGTAGAGCTTCGCGTTCAAGGGGGGCCGCTGGTGACGCTGCACCAATGCCGGGACATCCGCCTGGAAGGGATGGCGGGCGAGGGCTCGCCGGACGATGATCGGCTGCTGCATGTGACCGGTTCGTTAACGGAAGCGATCGAATGCCGTTCAGCGGCCGCGGAGGGTACGCATCGGCGTGTGGACGTCTCCCCTGAGGTGAACAGGGAAGCGGTTCGCATCGTCGGTTGA
- a CDS encoding AraC family transcriptional regulator — MNDQWRPKFHIGHDDFSIQYLSRTGATNMPRPHEHSSFELYYLLNGERIYFMEDQVVTVRKGDLMIIYPHQLHSTASTEKQRFERILVNFSPAFIEQGGGQVTSLLRTGGSRLVRVPLKDQPDVERLLRAMLAECEGAQTYYESLVRIYLSELLIRIRRIELSMHARAGTEYEHPMHHKITEIAQYIKANYHQKLTLEQIAKQFYISPSHLSRTFAKLTGFRFREYLQTVRIREAQKRLAESKDSVQRISEQAGFEHIAHFNKTFKKIVGTTPLDYRKRHG, encoded by the coding sequence GTGAACGATCAATGGAGGCCGAAATTTCATATCGGGCATGACGATTTTTCGATCCAGTACTTGTCTCGCACGGGGGCGACCAACATGCCGCGTCCTCACGAGCACTCCAGCTTCGAGCTGTATTACTTGCTGAACGGGGAGCGCATTTACTTTATGGAAGATCAGGTCGTCACCGTTCGGAAGGGCGATCTAATGATCATATATCCCCATCAGCTGCATTCCACGGCAAGCACGGAGAAACAGCGCTTCGAGCGGATCCTCGTCAACTTCTCCCCTGCGTTCATCGAACAGGGCGGCGGCCAGGTCACGTCGCTGCTGCGTACGGGCGGCTCGAGGCTCGTGCGCGTCCCGCTGAAGGATCAGCCGGACGTCGAGCGGCTGCTGCGGGCGATGCTCGCCGAATGCGAAGGGGCGCAAACCTATTACGAATCCCTCGTTCGAATCTATTTGAGCGAGCTGCTCATCCGCATTCGCCGCATCGAGCTGTCGATGCACGCCCGCGCCGGAACGGAATACGAACACCCGATGCACCATAAAATTACGGAAATCGCGCAGTACATCAAAGCCAACTACCATCAAAAGCTTACGTTGGAGCAAATTGCCAAACAGTTTTACATCAGCCCGTCGCATTTGAGCCGCACCTTCGCGAAGCTGACGGGGTTCCGCTTCCGGGAATATTTGCAAACCGTCCGCATCCGGGAAGCGCAAAAGCGGCTCGCGGAAAGCAAAGATTCCGTGCAGAGGATCTCGGAGCAAGCCGGCTTCGAGCATATCGCGCATTTCAATAAAACGTTCAAAAAAATCGTCGGCACGACGCCGCTCGACTATCGCAAACGCCACGGCTGA
- a CDS encoding glycoside hydrolase 43 family protein gives MTTTANSQQRKAWMSDQGDGTFVNPVLHADYSDPDVIRVGEDFYMTASSFSHIPGLPILHSKDLVNWKLINHVIQRMELPGYDVPNHGGGVWAPALRYHAGKFWVFYGDPDVGIFMSTADDPAGEWEPLHLVQEGKGLIDTCPFWDDDGQAYMVHAFANSRCGIKHKLRLCRMSEDGRRLLDEGTIVFDGTESHPTMEGPKMYKRNGYYYIFAPAGGVATGWQTVLRSRSIYGPYEDRIVLHQGDTPINGPHQGGWVELESGESWFLHFQDKGAYGRIVHLQPVRWEDDWPIMGVDSNGDGIGEPVLRHPKPNVGASYPAEAPDDSDEFDGSELGLQWQWQANPSSEWYSLRGDSRLRLFAAPIPAAAPSQTLYYAPHLLMQKFPAESFQANVRLEVGSLEAGERAGVVVFGYSFAYAAIRRKEDGSGLELIRGEGNAKQERIVWSTDWSANEITLRVTVQVGAVCSFAYENSDGEFIACGETDFQAVEGHWVGAKIGLFAAGVDGNQGGFADADWFRVTSG, from the coding sequence ATGACAACGACGGCCAACTCGCAGCAACGGAAAGCTTGGATGTCCGATCAAGGGGACGGCACCTTCGTCAACCCGGTGCTGCATGCGGATTATTCGGATCCGGACGTCATCCGGGTCGGCGAAGATTTCTATATGACTGCGTCCAGCTTCTCGCATATACCGGGGCTGCCGATTTTGCATTCGAAAGATTTGGTCAATTGGAAGCTCATTAATCATGTGATCCAGCGAATGGAGTTGCCCGGCTACGACGTTCCGAACCATGGCGGCGGCGTATGGGCGCCCGCGCTGCGATATCATGCCGGCAAGTTCTGGGTGTTTTACGGCGATCCGGACGTCGGCATATTCATGAGCACGGCCGACGATCCCGCGGGAGAATGGGAGCCTCTTCATTTGGTGCAGGAGGGCAAAGGGCTGATCGATACGTGCCCGTTCTGGGACGACGATGGACAGGCGTACATGGTGCACGCGTTCGCGAACAGCCGCTGCGGCATTAAGCACAAGCTGAGGCTGTGCCGGATGTCCGAAGACGGCCGGCGGCTGCTGGACGAAGGGACGATCGTCTTCGACGGCACCGAGAGCCATCCGACGATGGAAGGGCCGAAGATGTACAAGCGTAATGGGTATTACTACATCTTCGCACCGGCGGGAGGTGTCGCGACAGGCTGGCAGACCGTGCTCCGTTCGCGCTCGATTTACGGTCCGTACGAAGACCGGATCGTGCTGCATCAAGGGGATACGCCGATCAACGGCCCGCATCAAGGCGGATGGGTCGAATTGGAGTCGGGGGAATCCTGGTTCCTCCATTTTCAAGATAAGGGGGCTTATGGCCGGATCGTTCATCTGCAGCCGGTTCGGTGGGAGGACGATTGGCCGATCATGGGCGTAGACAGCAACGGTGACGGCATCGGCGAGCCTGTACTGCGTCATCCGAAACCGAACGTCGGGGCGTCGTATCCGGCGGAGGCGCCGGACGACTCCGATGAGTTCGACGGTTCCGAACTCGGTCTGCAATGGCAGTGGCAGGCGAACCCGAGTTCCGAATGGTATTCGTTGCGGGGGGACAGCCGTCTGCGCCTGTTCGCCGCGCCGATTCCCGCCGCCGCGCCGAGTCAGACGCTCTATTACGCGCCGCACCTGCTCATGCAGAAGTTCCCGGCGGAATCGTTCCAAGCGAACGTGCGGCTCGAAGTCGGTTCGCTGGAGGCCGGGGAACGAGCGGGCGTCGTCGTATTCGGCTACAGCTTCGCATATGCCGCGATCCGCAGGAAAGAGGATGGTTCCGGTTTGGAGCTGATTCGCGGGGAAGGGAATGCCAAGCAGGAGCGCATTGTATGGTCGACCGATTGGTCCGCGAACGAGATCACGCTGCGCGTTACCGTCCAGGTGGGGGCGGTTTGTTCCTTTGCTTACGAGAATTCGGACGGGGAGTTCATCGCCTGCGGGGAGACGGATTTCCAAGCGGTCGAAGGACATTGGGTCGGCGCGAAAATCGGCTTGTTCGCCGCCGGGGTCGACGGCAATCAGGGCGGCTTCGCCGATGCGGATTGGTTCCGCGTGACGAGCGGGTAG
- a CDS encoding glycoside hydrolase family 88/105 protein, whose product MKDGKQWSLRTAETIVSQAGSDGLHPELAARWAYVPGMMLMAIARVGVKYANEDYYHFMKRHMDLFVQEDGSIRGYRIEEYNLDQINQGKNLFLLMERSGERRYEQAAHTLAAQLAGHPRTTDGGFWHKKVYPFQMWLDGLYMSSPFLAQYARTFGRGELFDEVAHQLLLVERRTRDPRTGLLYHGWDESKEQAWANPVTGCSQNFWSRACGWYAMALADSIEHFPVDHPKRGTLIGVFHRMCNALIRVQDAESGLWYQVLDQGSRAGNYLETSGSSMFIYAMAKGARLGYLEQPARLAAEKAFQGLVERFVETNDAGVHLHSICHGAGLSDDRNGTYDYYIREKVVTDAPIGVAPFLLACLEMENMNEHLPFGRR is encoded by the coding sequence TTGAAGGATGGAAAACAATGGTCGCTTCGAACAGCGGAAACGATTGTTTCCCAAGCGGGGAGCGACGGTTTGCACCCGGAGTTGGCCGCCCGGTGGGCGTACGTACCGGGAATGATGCTCATGGCGATCGCTCGGGTAGGCGTAAAATATGCGAATGAGGATTATTACCATTTTATGAAAAGGCATATGGATCTGTTCGTTCAAGAGGACGGTTCGATCCGGGGGTACCGCATAGAGGAATACAATCTCGACCAAATCAACCAAGGCAAAAATTTGTTCCTCCTCATGGAGCGGAGCGGAGAGCGGCGCTACGAACAAGCGGCGCACACGCTGGCCGCCCAATTGGCGGGACACCCGAGAACGACGGATGGCGGGTTTTGGCATAAGAAGGTGTACCCGTTCCAAATGTGGCTGGACGGCCTGTATATGTCCTCGCCGTTCCTCGCGCAGTACGCCCGAACGTTCGGGCGCGGCGAATTGTTCGACGAAGTCGCCCATCAGCTGCTGCTCGTCGAGCGGCGAACTCGCGATCCGAGGACGGGGCTGCTGTACCATGGCTGGGATGAATCCAAAGAGCAGGCGTGGGCCAACCCCGTTACGGGGTGCTCCCAAAATTTCTGGAGCCGAGCTTGCGGGTGGTACGCCATGGCGCTGGCGGACAGCATCGAGCATTTTCCTGTCGACCATCCGAAACGGGGGACGCTGATCGGCGTCTTCCACCGGATGTGCAACGCATTGATTCGCGTGCAAGATGCGGAAAGCGGCCTGTGGTACCAAGTGTTGGACCAAGGCTCGCGGGCCGGGAATTATTTGGAGACGTCCGGATCTTCCATGTTTATTTACGCAATGGCGAAGGGAGCCCGCCTAGGATACTTGGAGCAACCGGCAAGGCTGGCGGCGGAGAAGGCTTTCCAAGGTTTGGTGGAACGGTTCGTCGAGACGAACGATGCCGGTGTGCATCTACATTCGATCTGCCACGGCGCCGGCCTAAGCGACGACCGCAACGGCACATACGATTACTATATCCGGGAGAAGGTCGTGACGGACGCTCCGATCGGCGTCGCGCCGTTCCTGCTGGCTTGCTTGGAGATGGAGAATATGAACGAACACTTACCATTCGGGAGGCGCTAA
- a CDS encoding serine hydrolase, whose translation MNELLRVRPEEVGVNPSGILNFIRDIQDRNIPLHSFMLLRGGKVAAEAYYAPFRPELPHPIFSVSKSVTSAAVGIAIGEGLLSLDDNVVEFFPEKLHSAVHPYTAEMKIRHLLSMQTVHRKSTNKEAADIVQTYLLTPPSHPPGSVFAYDTTGTHTLCAILQKVADCTVHEYLEPRLFGPIGMRDVEWETCPMGINKGGSGIRCTTEDMARFGQLYLQEGRWNGIQVLPEGWVRQSTRRIVDTSNANMLLEGRRGYGYCFWMARAQSYCAFGAGGQFILVIPGKDAVFVTTANTMLNRDEHQLILDCFWANLYPSMPDGALAYDDANTALLEDKLSNLELVLPAGLPSSPLAARLQGRRFQLQDACLGADVCSFVFGDTASKLLFGQGDDAAAVSCGMNTWIVAQEPFYGMSAACAAVWTDESTLIVNIQLLEEQHMFILTCRFLEERFVLQIKPVGFVNSEPWDREWTGILMQ comes from the coding sequence ATGAACGAGCTTTTGAGAGTCAGGCCGGAAGAAGTCGGCGTCAATCCATCTGGGATCCTTAACTTCATCCGGGATATTCAGGACCGGAACATCCCTCTGCACAGCTTTATGCTGCTTCGCGGCGGGAAGGTGGCGGCCGAAGCCTACTATGCTCCGTTTCGTCCGGAGCTGCCGCATCCCATCTTTTCCGTGAGTAAAAGCGTCACCTCCGCCGCGGTCGGCATCGCGATTGGGGAAGGCTTGCTTTCGCTCGACGACAACGTCGTCGAATTTTTTCCAGAAAAGCTCCATTCCGCCGTCCACCCGTATACTGCCGAGATGAAAATTCGTCATCTCCTCAGTATGCAGACCGTTCATAGAAAATCTACGAACAAAGAAGCGGCCGATATCGTTCAAACGTATCTGCTTACGCCTCCGAGCCATCCTCCGGGGTCCGTGTTCGCCTACGACACGACGGGTACGCATACGCTGTGCGCCATATTACAGAAGGTTGCGGATTGCACCGTTCACGAGTACCTCGAGCCGCGGCTGTTCGGACCGATCGGTATGCGGGACGTCGAATGGGAAACTTGCCCGATGGGAATTAACAAAGGCGGAAGCGGGATACGCTGCACAACCGAAGACATGGCCCGCTTCGGCCAGCTTTACCTTCAGGAGGGGCGGTGGAACGGGATTCAAGTGCTTCCGGAAGGGTGGGTGCGGCAAAGCACGAGACGGATCGTCGATACTTCCAACGCCAATATGTTGTTGGAAGGGCGCCGCGGATACGGCTACTGCTTTTGGATGGCACGGGCACAATCGTACTGCGCGTTCGGCGCCGGCGGTCAATTCATCCTCGTCATCCCCGGCAAGGACGCCGTATTCGTCACGACCGCCAATACGATGCTGAATCGGGACGAGCACCAGTTGATCTTGGACTGTTTTTGGGCAAACCTGTACCCATCCATGCCGGACGGCGCATTAGCGTACGACGACGCTAATACCGCGCTTCTAGAAGACAAGCTAAGCAATCTGGAGCTGGTCCTACCGGCCGGCCTGCCGTCCTCTCCACTAGCGGCGAGGCTTCAGGGACGTAGGTTCCAGCTCCAAGATGCATGCCTCGGCGCTGACGTCTGCTCGTTCGTATTCGGCGATACCGCCTCGAAGCTGCTATTCGGCCAAGGGGACGACGCGGCGGCGGTATCCTGCGGAATGAACACTTGGATCGTCGCGCAGGAGCCATTCTATGGCATGTCCGCCGCCTGCGCCGCCGTCTGGACGGACGAATCGACGCTGATCGTCAACATTCAGCTGCTGGAAGAGCAGCACATGTTCATTCTTACCTGCCGCTTCCTCGAGGAACGGTTCGTGCTCCAGATCAAACCCGTTGGCTTCGTCAATTCTGAGCCGTGGGACCGCGAGTGGACCGGCATACTCATGCAGTAG
- a CDS encoding nucleoside hydrolase, translating into MNLAFDVPEWRKIRVIINTDAKNEADDQFAIVHALLTPRFRIKGIIGAQFETTGKMMNREHTMQQSCDEVHKILSLMDLEGQVPVYSGAANPLSDELTPEPSAGAEAIVREAMADDDAPLYVVFMGPLTDMATAYLMEPKIAGRVTVIWIGGEDYPNGGWEYNLFNDIHAANVIFDSPIELWQVPRGVYTTMRVSLAELIHKVQPYGRIGNYLVEQLIEFNNSIKYPTWPKGEMWSLGDSPCISLLLDEHEYGYTYKPAPRITQDMYYVHDQKERMIRVYHFVDPRFTLEDMFSKLALHYSNHNN; encoded by the coding sequence ATGAACCTGGCTTTCGACGTGCCGGAGTGGCGGAAAATACGCGTGATCATCAATACGGACGCGAAGAATGAGGCGGACGACCAGTTCGCCATCGTACATGCATTACTGACACCCAGATTCCGCATCAAGGGGATTATCGGTGCGCAGTTCGAAACAACCGGCAAAATGATGAACCGCGAGCATACGATGCAGCAGAGCTGCGACGAGGTGCATAAAATTCTCTCTTTGATGGATTTGGAGGGACAAGTGCCGGTATACTCCGGCGCCGCCAATCCGCTAAGCGATGAGTTGACCCCGGAACCGTCGGCAGGCGCGGAGGCGATCGTTCGCGAAGCGATGGCCGACGACGATGCGCCGCTGTATGTCGTGTTTATGGGTCCGCTGACCGATATGGCGACGGCGTATCTTATGGAACCGAAGATCGCCGGGAGAGTCACAGTCATCTGGATCGGGGGAGAAGATTATCCGAACGGCGGCTGGGAATACAATTTGTTCAACGATATTCATGCCGCGAACGTCATCTTCGACTCTCCGATCGAGCTGTGGCAAGTACCGCGCGGCGTTTATACGACCATGCGCGTCAGCTTGGCGGAATTGATCCACAAAGTGCAACCGTACGGGAGGATCGGGAACTACTTGGTGGAACAATTGATCGAATTCAACAACTCCATCAAGTATCCGACATGGCCGAAGGGCGAGATGTGGTCGCTAGGCGACTCCCCCTGCATCAGCTTGCTGTTGGATGAGCACGAATATGGGTATACGTACAAGCCGGCGCCGCGCATTACGCAGGATATGTATTACGTCCATGACCAGAAAGAGCGGATGATCCGCGTGTACCATTTCGTAGACCCTCGTTTCACATTAGAGGATATGTTCTCGAAGCTTGCGCTTCATTATAGCAATCATAACAATTGA
- a CDS encoding DUF3502 domain-containing protein encodes MFNQWEIGNNFLTSVFTFDQSPVKTEVAELKSAGIDNIIAEKQKQLDAWSAANDK; translated from the coding sequence ATGTTTAATCAATGGGAAATCGGCAACAACTTCCTGACATCTGTCTTCACATTCGACCAGTCTCCGGTGAAGACGGAGGTCGCGGAACTGAAGTCGGCAGGCATCGACAACATTATCGCCGAAAAGCAAAAGCAGCTAGACGCTTGGTCGGCGGCGAACGACAAGTGA
- a CDS encoding glycerol kinase yields MGGREFMLAVDQSTSGTKALLVDRSGAIVAKSAAEHKQYYPQPGWVEHDPVEIYDSVKRTIRETMRAAGVRPDQLAALAITNQRETAVLWDRTTGLPVTRAIVWQCQRTADDCAALVAAGHEDAVRAATGLMIDPYFSATKWSWMLDHTEGARERAERGELLAGTVDSWLIWKLTGGATHATDYTNASRTSLFNIHTLQWDDTMCELFRVPRKLLPNVECSDALFGYALDPDLFDVPVPIAGVIGDSQAALFGHLCLAPGMAKATYGTGTSVLMNVGDRPVPGVQGLVNAIAWGREGKATYALEAVIRTSGDSVKWVRDQLGLFRTYEELDALLQEAGEHNEGVYLVPAFVGLGAPYWAPDARASIVGLSRGSGRAQIVRAAIESIAYQVRDAVELLYRESGVALVELRADGGASDNAVLMQFQSDMLDRRVLKSNVAELSALGAVYMGGLGTGFWRAPEEIPSAASGKQYVEYAPALAPEAREALYEGWKSAVATVL; encoded by the coding sequence ATGGGCGGGCGCGAATTCATGCTTGCGGTCGACCAGAGCACGTCGGGCACGAAGGCGCTGCTCGTCGATCGAAGCGGAGCGATCGTGGCGAAGAGCGCTGCGGAGCATAAGCAATATTACCCGCAGCCCGGTTGGGTCGAGCATGACCCGGTCGAAATTTACGACAGCGTGAAGCGGACGATCCGCGAAACGATGCGCGCCGCCGGCGTTCGTCCCGACCAATTGGCGGCGCTCGCCATCACGAATCAGCGCGAAACCGCCGTGCTGTGGGACCGAACGACCGGACTTCCCGTCACGCGAGCGATCGTGTGGCAGTGCCAGCGGACGGCGGACGACTGCGCCGCTCTGGTCGCTGCAGGGCACGAAGATGCGGTGCGCGCGGCGACCGGACTGATGATCGATCCGTATTTCTCGGCGACGAAATGGAGCTGGATGCTCGACCATACGGAAGGCGCGAGGGAACGGGCGGAGCGCGGCGAGCTGCTCGCCGGCACGGTCGACAGCTGGCTGATCTGGAAGCTGACCGGCGGCGCGACGCACGCGACCGACTACACGAACGCCAGCCGGACGTCGCTCTTCAACATCCATACGCTTCAGTGGGACGACACGATGTGCGAGCTGTTCCGGGTACCGAGAAAGCTGCTGCCGAACGTCGAATGTTCGGACGCGCTGTTCGGCTATGCGCTTGATCCCGACCTGTTCGACGTGCCCGTGCCGATCGCCGGCGTCATCGGCGACTCGCAGGCGGCGCTGTTCGGCCATCTGTGCCTTGCTCCCGGCATGGCGAAGGCGACGTACGGCACCGGCACGTCGGTGCTCATGAACGTCGGCGACCGGCCGGTCCCGGGCGTCCAAGGGCTCGTCAACGCGATCGCTTGGGGACGCGAGGGGAAAGCGACGTATGCGCTCGAAGCGGTCATCCGCACGTCCGGGGACAGCGTCAAATGGGTGCGGGACCAGTTGGGGTTGTTTCGGACGTACGAGGAACTGGACGCGCTGCTGCAGGAAGCGGGCGAGCATAATGAAGGCGTCTACTTGGTACCGGCGTTCGTCGGACTCGGGGCGCCGTACTGGGCGCCGGACGCGCGCGCGTCGATCGTCGGTTTGAGCCGGGGCAGCGGCCGGGCGCAGATCGTCCGCGCGGCGATCGAGTCGATTGCATATCAAGTGCGAGACGCGGTGGAACTGCTGTATCGGGAGTCGGGCGTCGCGCTCGTCGAGCTGCGCGCCGACGGCGGCGCGAGCGACAACGCGGTATTGATGCAGTTCCAATCCGATATGCTGGACCGGCGCGTGCTGAAGTCCAACGTAGCGGAATTGTCGGCGCTCGGCGCTGTCTATATGGGGGGGCTCGGCACCGGCTTCTGGCGAGCTCCCGAAGAAATTCCGTCGGCCGCCTCGGGCAAGCAGTATGTTGAATACGCGCCCGCCCTCGCTCCTGAAGCGCGGGAGGCGTTGTACGAAGGTTGGAAGAGCGCGGTCGCTACCGTGTTGTAA
- a CDS encoding transketolase family protein, protein MANTIPNRKVICDTLLELAKEDRDIMVLASDSRGSAAMGPFAETYPEQFVEVGIAEQNIVGIAAGLAHSGKKPFVTSPACFLSMRSIEQIKVDVAYSATNVKLIGISGGVSYGALGMSHHSVQDIAVARAIPGLAVVLPADRHETKRMTEALVKHEGGVYVRIGRNPVEDVYENDEYEFEIGKAVTMREGGDVTIIAAGETVRVALDAHALLAHSGVSCRVLNMHTIKPLDEEAILKAARETGRIITLEEHSVYGGLGAAVAEVVVQHCPVPMRILGIPDEPAIAGKTAEVFRHYGLTADNVARTALAMTNAKVV, encoded by the coding sequence GTGGCGAATACGATTCCGAATCGGAAAGTGATTTGCGATACGTTATTGGAGCTCGCGAAGGAAGACCGCGACATTATGGTGCTCGCGAGCGATTCGCGCGGCTCGGCGGCGATGGGGCCGTTCGCGGAAACGTACCCGGAGCAATTCGTGGAAGTGGGCATCGCGGAGCAAAACATCGTCGGCATCGCGGCCGGCCTCGCGCACAGCGGGAAGAAGCCGTTCGTCACGTCGCCGGCTTGTTTCCTCAGCATGCGCAGCATCGAGCAGATTAAGGTGGACGTCGCCTATTCGGCCACGAACGTGAAGCTGATCGGCATCAGCGGCGGCGTCAGCTACGGCGCGCTCGGCATGTCGCATCATTCGGTGCAGGATATCGCCGTCGCCCGCGCCATTCCGGGCCTCGCCGTCGTCCTGCCCGCCGATCGCCACGAGACGAAGCGGATGACCGAAGCGCTCGTAAAGCACGAGGGCGGCGTCTATGTGAGAATCGGACGGAACCCGGTCGAAGACGTGTACGAGAACGACGAGTACGAGTTCGAAATCGGCAAAGCGGTCACGATGCGCGAAGGCGGCGACGTCACGATCATCGCCGCGGGCGAGACGGTGCGGGTAGCGCTCGACGCGCACGCGCTGCTTGCGCACTCGGGCGTGTCGTGCCGTGTGCTCAACATGCATACGATCAAGCCGCTCGACGAAGAAGCGATTCTGAAAGCCGCGCGGGAAACGGGGCGCATCATTACGCTGGAGGAACATAGCGTTTACGGCGGACTCGGCGCGGCGGTGGCGGAAGTCGTCGTGCAGCACTGCCCGGTGCCGATGCGCATCCTCGGCATTCCGGACGAACCGGCGATCGCGGGGAAAACGGCGGAAGTGTTCCGCCACTACGGCCTTACCGCGGACAACGTCGCGCGAACGGCGCTGGCGATGACGAACGCCAAGGTGGTCTGA